In a genomic window of Streptomyces sp. NBC_01142:
- a CDS encoding molybdenum cofactor biosynthesis protein MoaE: MAPSYDHPGEQAAKDPIRLLAIRENPLSIDEVFAAVGDDAAGGTALFVGTVRNHDAGADVDTLGYSCHPTAEAEMRRIAEKVIGDYPVRALAAVHRVGDLEVGDLAVVVAVSCPHRGEAFEACRKLIDDLKHEAPIWKHQKFSDGTEEWVGAG, translated from the coding sequence ATGGCACCGAGCTACGACCACCCCGGCGAGCAGGCGGCGAAGGACCCGATCCGCCTGCTCGCGATCCGCGAGAACCCGCTCTCGATCGACGAGGTCTTCGCGGCCGTCGGCGACGACGCGGCCGGTGGCACCGCGCTCTTCGTCGGCACAGTGCGCAACCACGACGCCGGCGCGGATGTCGACACCCTCGGCTACTCCTGCCATCCCACCGCCGAGGCGGAGATGCGCCGCATCGCCGAGAAGGTCATCGGGGACTATCCCGTCCGGGCGCTGGCCGCCGTCCACCGTGTGGGTGACCTGGAGGTCGGAGATCTGGCGGTCGTCGTCGCGGTGTCCTGTCCGCACCGCGGGGAGGCCTTCGAGGCCTGCCGGAAGCTGATCGACGACCTCAAGCACGAGGCGCCGATCTGGAAGCACCAGAAGTTCTCCGACGGTACGGAGGAGTGGGTCGGGGCAGGCTGA
- a CDS encoding PDZ domain-containing protein gives MPRRTATMLASTLVSIALLCAGVFIPVPYTEMSPGPTVNTLGAAGGEPVLRISGRKTYPTTGHLNMTTVRVTGADYRMNVVEAVYGWLAHDNVVVPHETLYPDGKTEEQSTQENAEEFTQSQESAKVAALEQLKIPVKTRVVVSTVVKDTPSENKLHAGDVIRAVDGTPVKEPGDVAKLVVKHKPGEDVVFTIVPAKAAAAAEKAGREPEDTEKVRITTVKATDGDRAIVGIQAGIDHTFPFTIDINLADVGGPSAGLMFALGIVDKITPQDLTGGKFVAGTGTIDVKGKVGPIGGIEMKLVGARNAGAEYFLTPSDNCAAAASDIPDGLTLVKVNTIADATKSLAKIKAGDTAGLPTCASS, from the coding sequence ATGCCACGCCGCACCGCGACGATGCTCGCCTCCACCCTCGTTTCCATTGCGCTGCTCTGCGCAGGGGTGTTCATTCCAGTGCCGTACACGGAGATGTCGCCCGGCCCGACGGTGAACACCCTCGGGGCTGCCGGTGGGGAACCGGTGCTGAGGATCTCGGGCCGCAAGACCTACCCCACGACCGGTCACCTCAACATGACGACCGTCAGGGTCACCGGCGCGGACTACAGGATGAACGTCGTCGAGGCGGTCTACGGCTGGCTGGCCCACGACAACGTGGTGGTGCCGCACGAGACGCTCTACCCGGACGGAAAGACGGAAGAGCAGTCCACGCAGGAGAACGCCGAGGAATTCACCCAGTCGCAGGAGAGCGCGAAGGTTGCCGCGCTGGAGCAGCTGAAGATCCCGGTGAAGACGCGCGTCGTGGTCTCGACGGTCGTCAAGGACACCCCCTCGGAGAACAAGCTGCACGCGGGTGACGTCATCCGGGCCGTGGACGGTACGCCGGTGAAGGAGCCGGGGGACGTCGCCAAGCTCGTCGTGAAGCACAAGCCCGGCGAGGACGTCGTCTTCACCATCGTTCCGGCAAAGGCAGCAGCTGCGGCGGAGAAGGCCGGCAGGGAGCCCGAGGACACCGAGAAGGTCAGGATCACCACGGTGAAGGCGACCGACGGCGACCGGGCGATCGTCGGCATCCAGGCGGGCATCGACCACACGTTCCCGTTCACCATCGACATCAACCTCGCGGACGTGGGCGGGCCGAGCGCGGGCCTGATGTTCGCCCTCGGCATCGTCGACAAGATCACGCCCCAGGACCTGACGGGCGGCAAGTTCGTGGCGGGCACGGGCACGATCGACGTCAAGGGGAAGGTCGGCCCGATCGGCGGCATCGAGATGAAGCTGGTCGGGGCGCGGAATGCCGGGGCGGAGTACTTTCTGACACCCAGCGACAACTGTGCGGCGGCGGCGTCGGACATTCCGGACGGGCTGACGCTGGTGAAGGTGAACACGATCGCTGACGCGACGAAGTCACTGGCGAAGATCAAGGCGGGGGACACGGCGGGGCTGCCGACGTGCGCGTCGAGCTGA
- a CDS encoding PPA1309 family protein — MSNVSSSGPPMAASPLTRAVLEIDEYASGLGWDQPARLFALVDTVQLRSQEPGLAAQLGLDTDEAAAPLTPIEQDEIPADKALDEFLATIAWPDAVVGCAMTVERLMLPPSAEASVPDGLNDAALAKWVAAHPDRQEVRMTVAVLRDGARESALRLREKDSSKEVLTGADLVPSLAEALSATFES, encoded by the coding sequence ATGTCCAACGTTTCTTCTTCCGGCCCCCCGATGGCCGCGAGCCCGCTCACCCGCGCAGTGCTCGAAATCGACGAGTATGCCTCCGGGCTCGGCTGGGATCAGCCGGCCCGGCTCTTCGCACTCGTCGACACCGTGCAGCTGCGCTCCCAGGAGCCGGGCCTCGCGGCCCAGCTCGGTCTCGACACCGACGAGGCGGCCGCGCCGCTGACTCCGATCGAGCAGGACGAAATCCCTGCCGACAAGGCGCTGGACGAGTTCCTCGCCACGATCGCCTGGCCGGACGCGGTGGTCGGCTGCGCGATGACGGTGGAGCGCCTGATGCTCCCGCCGTCCGCGGAGGCGTCCGTCCCCGACGGCCTCAACGACGCGGCCCTCGCCAAGTGGGTCGCCGCCCACCCGGACCGCCAGGAGGTCCGCATGACGGTGGCGGTCCTGCGCGACGGAGCCCGCGAGTCGGCGTTGCGCCTGCGCGAAAAGGACTCCTCGAAGGAGGTCCTCACGGGCGCAGACCTGGTCCCGAGCCTCGCCGAGGCCCTGTCGGCCACGTTCGAGTCCTGA
- a CDS encoding UPF0182 family protein, protein MPDRGGGPTGPRIRVGRPSRRVRTLLMTLGVLAVLAMAFVMFAGFWTDWLWYRSVKYSSVFTTTLWTKIGLFAVFGLLMSAAVGLNIWLAHRLRPPLSAMSMEQQSLDRYRMGIAPYKKWVLLAITALVGLIAGASATGQWRTWLMWVNGVSFGQKDPQFKMDVSFYAFDLPWYRFMLGFGFAAAVLSLIAAALTHYLYGGLRITSPGSRATAAATGHLSVLLGVFVSLKAVAYWLDRYGLAVKSSDFKATGNWTGLRYVDANAYLPAKTILFCIAVICAVLFFATLWRRTWQLPVIGFGLMVLSAILIGGLYPAIVQKFQVQPNEQAKEAPYIKKNIEATRHAYGIDKADPQDYSGKGDPKRKAQQREDANSAASYRLVDSNVVSPAFQQLQQERKYYQFPATLDVDRYTGPDGKAQDTVIGLRELNITGIPKHNWINDHFTYTHGYGAIAAKGTNTVTDPDKGTVGSPDFTESGLPTTGQLGKYEQRIYYGEKTDQYSIVGGPQKELDYEKNGEETTSYQGKSGVNLSNPLNRAAYAVAFSEPQILYSGAIGEGSRILYNRTPKERVEAVAPWLTIDGDAYPAVVDGRIQWIVDAYTTTNGYPYASRTTLGDTTTDSLTTNQRAVVAQQNQVNYIRNSVKATVDAYDGTVNLYQWDTQDPVLKTWMKAFPDTVKPKSDIKPGLMAHLRYPQDMFKVQRELLTRYHVTEPEQFYSGSDAWQVPDDPTNKDTSAVPPYYLSLKMPGDKDQKFSLTTTFTPAGRPNLGAFMAVDADANSDKYGTIRLLRVTETVQGPQQVQSELNGVPEVATFVRDLRGTDSDIEYGNLLTVPLDGGFLYIEPVYARGGSANYPLLKKVAVAYGGGKPVFKDSLTEALNAVFEQDGAEPPPSTEPPTTPPPTDPTKPPATGDGTLKDAIADAQKAYDDAEAALDKEPADWAAYGKAQADLEDALRRAAEAQPKPDPKSSP, encoded by the coding sequence ATGCCGGACCGCGGCGGAGGCCCGACCGGGCCACGGATCAGAGTGGGCCGGCCGTCCCGGCGTGTCCGCACCCTGCTCATGACACTGGGTGTCCTGGCCGTCCTGGCCATGGCGTTCGTCATGTTCGCCGGGTTCTGGACCGACTGGCTCTGGTACCGCTCCGTCAAGTACTCCTCCGTCTTCACCACCACCCTGTGGACCAAGATCGGCCTGTTTGCCGTCTTCGGACTGCTGATGTCCGCCGCTGTCGGCCTGAACATCTGGCTCGCGCACCGGCTGCGTCCGCCGCTGAGCGCGATGTCGATGGAGCAGCAGAGCCTTGACCGATACCGCATGGGCATCGCGCCGTACAAGAAGTGGGTGCTCCTCGCGATCACCGCTCTCGTCGGGCTGATCGCCGGAGCCTCCGCCACCGGCCAGTGGCGCACCTGGCTGATGTGGGTCAACGGCGTGTCCTTCGGGCAGAAGGACCCCCAGTTCAAGATGGACGTGTCGTTCTACGCGTTCGATCTGCCCTGGTACCGGTTCATGCTCGGCTTCGGCTTTGCGGCCGCCGTGCTCTCCCTGATCGCCGCCGCCCTGACCCACTACCTGTACGGCGGGCTGCGCATCACCAGCCCCGGCTCGCGGGCGACAGCTGCGGCCACCGGCCATCTCTCGGTGCTGCTCGGTGTCTTCGTCTCGCTCAAGGCCGTCGCGTACTGGCTCGACCGGTACGGGCTCGCCGTGAAGTCCAGCGACTTCAAGGCGACCGGTAACTGGACGGGTCTGCGGTACGTCGACGCCAACGCCTACCTCCCGGCGAAGACGATCCTCTTCTGCATCGCCGTTATCTGCGCCGTGCTGTTCTTCGCGACGCTGTGGCGCCGTACCTGGCAGCTGCCGGTGATCGGCTTCGGGCTGATGGTCCTGTCGGCGATCCTCATCGGCGGCCTCTACCCGGCCATCGTGCAGAAGTTCCAGGTCCAGCCGAACGAGCAGGCCAAGGAAGCCCCGTACATCAAGAAGAACATCGAGGCCACGCGGCACGCGTACGGCATCGACAAGGCCGACCCGCAGGACTACTCCGGCAAGGGCGACCCCAAGCGGAAGGCGCAGCAGCGCGAAGACGCCAACAGCGCGGCCAGCTACCGCCTGGTCGACTCCAACGTCGTCTCGCCGGCCTTCCAGCAGCTCCAGCAGGAGCGCAAGTACTACCAGTTCCCCGCGACCCTGGACGTCGACCGGTACACCGGCCCCGACGGCAAGGCGCAGGACACGGTCATCGGTCTGCGCGAGCTCAACATCACGGGCATCCCGAAGCACAACTGGATCAACGACCACTTCACGTACACCCACGGCTACGGCGCGATCGCGGCCAAGGGCACGAACACTGTCACGGACCCGGACAAGGGCACCGTCGGTTCGCCCGACTTCACCGAGTCCGGACTGCCGACCACCGGTCAGCTGGGCAAGTACGAGCAGCGGATCTACTACGGCGAGAAGACGGATCAGTACTCGATCGTCGGCGGCCCGCAGAAGGAGCTCGACTACGAGAAGAACGGCGAGGAGACCACCAGCTACCAGGGCAAGAGCGGGGTCAACCTCTCCAACCCGCTCAACCGCGCCGCGTACGCCGTCGCCTTCAGCGAGCCGCAGATTCTCTACTCGGGAGCCATCGGCGAAGGCTCGCGGATTCTCTACAACCGCACTCCCAAGGAGCGCGTGGAGGCGGTCGCCCCCTGGCTGACCATCGACGGTGACGCCTATCCGGCGGTCGTCGACGGGCGCATCCAGTGGATCGTCGACGCGTACACCACGACCAACGGCTACCCGTACGCCTCTCGTACGACGCTGGGGGACACCACGACCGATTCGCTGACCACCAACCAGCGTGCGGTCGTTGCCCAGCAGAACCAGGTCAACTACATCCGCAACTCGGTGAAGGCCACCGTCGACGCGTACGACGGCACGGTCAACCTGTACCAGTGGGACACCCAGGACCCGGTGCTCAAGACCTGGATGAAGGCGTTCCCGGACACGGTCAAGCCGAAGAGCGACATCAAGCCCGGCCTGATGGCTCATCTCCGGTACCCGCAGGACATGTTCAAGGTGCAGCGCGAGCTGCTCACCCGGTACCACGTCACCGAGCCGGAGCAGTTCTACAGCGGCAGCGACGCCTGGCAGGTCCCGGACGACCCGACGAACAAGGACACCAGTGCCGTCCCGCCCTACTACCTGAGCCTGAAGATGCCCGGGGACAAGGACCAGAAATTCTCGCTGACGACGACGTTCACACCGGCCGGACGCCCCAACCTGGGGGCATTCATGGCCGTTGACGCCGATGCCAACAGCGACAAGTACGGCACGATAAGACTGTTGAGAGTCACCGAGACCGTGCAAGGTCCACAGCAGGTACAGAGTGAGCTCAACGGTGTGCCGGAAGTCGCCACGTTCGTCAGGGACCTCAGAGGCACCGACTCGGACATCGAGTACGGCAACCTGCTGACGGTGCCCCTGGACGGCGGGTTCCTGTACATCGAGCCGGTGTACGCCCGAGGCGGCAGTGCGAACTATCCGTTGCTGAAGAAGGTGGCCGTCGCCTACGGCGGAGGCAAACCGGTCTTCAAGGACAGCCTCACGGAGGCGCTCAACGCGGTCTTCGAGCAGGACGGCGCCGAGCCACCGCCGTCGACTGAGCCACCCACGACTCCGCCGCCGACGGATCCGACCAAGCCGCCGGCCACCGGTGACGGGACGCTGAAGGACGCCATCGCGGACGCCCAGAAGGCGTACGACGATGCGGAGGCGGCGCTGGACAAGGAACCGGCGGACTGGGCCGCCTACGGCAAGGCCCAGGCGGATCTGGAGGATGCGCTGCGGCGAGCGGCCGAGGCGCAGCCCAAGCCGGACCCGAAGAGTTCACCCTAG
- a CDS encoding tetratricopeptide repeat protein, producing the protein MEFMGDRATLLETGRFVQWHAGNVADVISPADAVGHGDNVDKVSKVDSTGEVDIASNVRNADNVDSVETAGTEARHRRAAEDGDTESMSVLGALLLRRGDLDGAESYLRAATAEGDRAAANNLGVLLHQRGYADEAAGWWRIAAVAGSAAAAHALGRHFRERGDEPGAEYWLRQSAEQGHALGAYALADLLEHRSDVGSERWLRAAAEQGHREAAYRLARALERRAAAEARTGEDMGLAMGRTARADGASVDTGAGTPLAASVGRTGGGAASGEGESSVLDEAAQWYRQAAARGHRRAALHLGVILEKRGELKEAGRWYLSSAKDGEARAACALGFLLRDAGDEESAAVWWLRAAQDGDGNAANALGALHAARGEQQTAERWYRAAMDAGDVNGAYNLGLLCAAQDRTPQAEQWYRRAAYAGHREAANALAVLLLQGGDPTGAEPWFSKAAEAGSVDAAFNLGILHAGRDDDHTALTWYERAAAAGHTEAALQVGIALLRDGDEQGAERHLRCAAGSGSAEAAFRLATVLDSRQPPPGPPALGEPTAEKSECEEWYERAAEQGHRRAQVRVGMLAAARGDMVDAARWYREAAEAGSRNGAFNLGLLLAREGNEREAALWWCRAARAGHGRAALRLALLAARRGELTEGQRWCARAVELGPAEVAERAARLREALHQELTA; encoded by the coding sequence ATGGAATTTATGGGGGACAGGGCAACTCTGTTGGAGACAGGGCGGTTTGTGCAGTGGCATGCCGGAAACGTGGCAGACGTGATCAGTCCTGCCGACGCCGTTGGCCACGGTGACAACGTTGACAAGGTCAGCAAGGTCGACAGCACGGGTGAGGTCGACATCGCGAGCAACGTGCGCAATGCGGACAATGTCGACTCAGTGGAGACCGCCGGGACCGAGGCGCGCCACCGGCGCGCGGCCGAGGACGGTGACACCGAATCGATGAGCGTGCTCGGCGCGCTGCTGCTGCGCCGCGGCGACCTCGACGGCGCCGAGTCGTATCTGCGTGCCGCGACGGCCGAGGGCGACCGGGCCGCCGCCAACAACCTGGGCGTACTGCTGCATCAGCGTGGCTACGCCGATGAGGCTGCCGGATGGTGGCGTATCGCCGCGGTCGCCGGTTCCGCTGCGGCGGCGCACGCGCTGGGGCGCCACTTCCGTGAGCGCGGGGACGAGCCGGGGGCGGAGTACTGGCTGCGCCAGTCCGCCGAGCAGGGTCACGCGCTGGGGGCGTACGCTCTCGCCGATCTTCTGGAGCACCGCAGCGACGTGGGCTCCGAGCGGTGGCTGCGCGCGGCGGCCGAGCAGGGCCACCGCGAGGCGGCGTACCGGCTCGCCCGCGCCCTGGAGCGCCGGGCGGCGGCGGAGGCGCGCACGGGCGAGGACATGGGCCTGGCGATGGGGCGTACGGCGCGTGCGGACGGCGCTTCGGTGGATACGGGCGCGGGGACGCCGCTCGCGGCCTCCGTGGGCCGTACCGGTGGTGGTGCTGCCTCGGGCGAGGGTGAGTCGTCCGTTCTCGACGAGGCCGCGCAGTGGTACCGGCAGGCAGCCGCGCGTGGGCATCGGCGGGCCGCGCTGCACCTCGGTGTGATCCTCGAGAAGCGCGGTGAGCTGAAGGAGGCCGGCCGCTGGTACCTCAGCTCCGCCAAGGACGGAGAGGCCCGCGCAGCTTGTGCGCTCGGGTTTCTCCTGAGGGACGCCGGGGACGAGGAGAGCGCCGCCGTGTGGTGGCTGCGTGCCGCGCAGGACGGTGACGGCAACGCCGCCAACGCCCTCGGCGCGCTGCATGCCGCCCGCGGGGAGCAGCAGACGGCCGAGCGCTGGTACCGCGCCGCCATGGACGCGGGGGATGTCAACGGTGCGTACAACCTGGGACTGCTCTGCGCCGCCCAGGACCGTACGCCGCAGGCCGAGCAGTGGTACCGCCGTGCCGCATACGCGGGGCACCGTGAGGCCGCCAACGCGCTCGCCGTGCTGCTTCTGCAGGGCGGCGACCCGACCGGTGCCGAGCCCTGGTTCTCCAAGGCCGCCGAGGCCGGGAGCGTCGATGCCGCCTTCAATCTGGGCATCCTCCACGCCGGCCGCGACGACGACCACACCGCTCTGACCTGGTACGAGCGGGCAGCTGCCGCCGGTCATACCGAGGCAGCCCTGCAGGTCGGCATCGCCCTGCTCAGGGACGGCGACGAGCAGGGCGCCGAGCGTCATCTGCGGTGCGCGGCGGGCAGCGGCAGCGCCGAGGCCGCCTTCCGGCTCGCCACCGTGCTCGACTCCCGTCAGCCGCCACCCGGGCCGCCCGCGCTCGGGGAGCCCACGGCGGAGAAGAGTGAGTGCGAGGAGTGGTACGAGCGTGCCGCAGAGCAGGGGCACCGCCGTGCCCAGGTACGGGTCGGCATGCTCGCCGCCGCCCGTGGCGACATGGTCGACGCCGCCCGCTGGTACCGGGAGGCCGCTGAGGCAGGCAGCCGGAACGGCGCCTTCAACCTCGGACTGCTCCTCGCCCGCGAGGGCAACGAGCGCGAGGCGGCCCTGTGGTGGTGCCGAGCCGCCCGCGCGGGGCACGGCCGGGCCGCACTGCGCCTTGCGCTGCTCGCCGCCCGCAGGGGCGAGCTGACCGAGGGGCAGCGGTGGTGCGCGCGGGCCGTCGAGCTGGGCCCCGCCGAGGTGGCGGAGCGTGCCGCACGACTGCGCGAGGCACTGCACCAGGAGCTCACGGCGTAG
- a CDS encoding Fur family transcriptional regulator, with protein sequence MSDLLERLRGRGWRMTAQRRVVAEVLDGDHVHLTADEVHARAVAKLPEISRATVYNTLGEMVSLGEVLEVSTDRRAKRYDPNAHQPHQHLVCAQCGAIRDVHPAGNPLADLPDTERYGFTISDVEVTYRGTCPNCVSA encoded by the coding sequence ATGAGTGACCTGTTGGAACGACTTCGCGGACGCGGCTGGCGCATGACTGCCCAGCGGCGTGTCGTGGCAGAGGTCCTCGACGGCGACCATGTCCACCTGACGGCCGACGAGGTGCACGCGCGCGCCGTGGCGAAGCTGCCCGAGATCTCCCGGGCGACCGTCTACAACACGCTGGGCGAGATGGTCAGTCTCGGTGAAGTGCTCGAGGTGTCGACCGACCGCCGCGCCAAGCGGTACGACCCGAACGCGCACCAGCCCCACCAGCACCTTGTCTGCGCCCAGTGCGGCGCGATCCGCGACGTTCACCCCGCGGGCAACCCCCTGGCCGACCTCCCGGACACGGAGCGCTACGGCTTCACGATCTCGGACGTCGAGGTGACGTACAGGGGCACCTGCCCGAACTGTGTGTCCGCCTGA
- a CDS encoding catalase: protein MTQGPLTTEAGAPVADNQNSETAGIGGPVLLQDQALLEKLAHFNRERIPERIVHARGAGAYGTFTLTRDVSQWTRAKFLSEVGKQTETFLRFSTVAGNLGSADAVRDPRGFALKFYTEEGNYDLVGNNTPVFFIKDAIKFPDFIHTQKRDPYTGSQEADNVWDFWGLSPESTHQVTWLFGDRGIPATLRHMNGYGSHTYQWNNEAGEVFWVKYHFKTDQGIKNLTTDEANQLSGMDPDSHQRDLRESIERGEFPSWTVQVQIMPAAEAADYRFNPFDLTKVWPHEDYPPIEIGKLELNRNPENIFAEVEQSIFSPAHFVPGIGPSPDKMLQGRLFAYGDAHRYRVGINADHLPVNRPHATEARTNSRDGFLYDGRHKGTKNYEPNSFGGPFQTDKPLWQPVPVTGGTGNHEAPGHAEDSDFVQAGNLYRLMSEDEKGRLIENLAGFIAKVSRDDIAERAVNNFRQADGDFGKRLDAAVQALRA, encoded by the coding sequence GTGACGCAGGGACCGCTCACCACGGAGGCCGGCGCGCCGGTCGCGGACAATCAGAACAGCGAGACCGCGGGCATCGGTGGTCCGGTTCTGCTTCAGGACCAGGCTCTTCTCGAGAAGCTCGCGCACTTCAACCGCGAGCGCATCCCGGAGCGCATCGTGCACGCGCGCGGCGCCGGTGCGTACGGCACCTTCACTCTGACCCGCGATGTCTCGCAGTGGACGCGCGCGAAGTTCCTCTCCGAGGTCGGCAAGCAGACCGAGACGTTCCTGCGGTTCTCCACGGTCGCGGGCAACCTCGGCTCGGCCGACGCGGTGCGCGACCCCCGCGGCTTTGCGCTGAAGTTCTACACCGAAGAGGGCAACTACGACCTCGTCGGCAACAACACCCCGGTGTTCTTCATCAAGGACGCCATCAAGTTCCCCGACTTCATCCACACGCAGAAGCGCGACCCGTACACCGGCTCACAGGAAGCCGATAACGTGTGGGACTTCTGGGGGCTTTCCCCCGAGTCGACGCACCAGGTGACCTGGCTGTTCGGTGACCGCGGTATCCCCGCCACGCTGCGCCACATGAACGGGTACGGCTCGCACACGTACCAATGGAACAACGAGGCCGGCGAGGTCTTCTGGGTCAAGTACCACTTCAAGACCGACCAGGGCATCAAGAATCTCACCACCGACGAGGCCAACCAGCTCTCCGGTATGGACCCGGACAGCCACCAGCGCGACCTGCGTGAGTCCATCGAGCGCGGTGAGTTCCCGTCCTGGACCGTGCAGGTGCAGATCATGCCGGCGGCCGAGGCGGCCGACTACCGCTTCAACCCGTTCGACCTGACCAAGGTCTGGCCGCATGAGGACTACCCGCCGATCGAGATCGGCAAGCTGGAGCTCAACCGCAACCCGGAGAACATCTTCGCGGAGGTCGAGCAGTCCATCTTCAGCCCCGCCCACTTCGTGCCGGGCATCGGTCCTTCCCCGGACAAGATGCTCCAGGGCCGTCTCTTCGCGTACGGCGACGCCCACCGCTACCGCGTCGGCATCAACGCCGACCACCTGCCGGTGAACCGCCCGCATGCCACCGAGGCGCGCACCAACAGCCGTGACGGCTTCCTGTACGACGGTCGCCACAAGGGCACGAAGAACTACGAGCCGAACAGCTTCGGCGGCCCGTTCCAGACCGACAAGCCGCTGTGGCAGCCGGTCCCGGTCACCGGCGGCACGGGCAACCACGAGGCTCCGGGCCACGCCGAGGACAGCGACTTCGTGCAGGCGGGCAACCTCTACCGCCTGATGTCCGAGGACGAGAAGGGCCGTCTGATCGAGAATCTCGCCGGGTTCATCGCCAAGGTGTCGCGTGACGACATCGCCGAGCGCGCGGTCAACAACTTCCGTCAGGCGGACGGCGACTTCGGCAAGCGGCTCGACGCCGCGGTCCAGGCCCTCCGCGCCTGA
- a CDS encoding cyclic nucleotide-binding/CBS domain-containing protein has protein sequence MLVRDAMSTVVLTIGPTHTLRHAARLMAARRVGAAVVLDTDADGLGILTERDILNSVGLGQDPDRETAGTHTTTDVVFAAPSWTLEEAAEAMAHGGFRHLIVLDSDGPVGIVSVRDIIRCWAPARRHPATLAG, from the coding sequence ATGCTCGTCCGTGACGCCATGAGCACAGTGGTCCTCACTATTGGACCCACGCACACTCTCCGCCACGCCGCCCGGCTGATGGCCGCCCGCCGTGTCGGCGCGGCAGTCGTCCTCGACACCGACGCCGACGGCCTCGGCATTCTGACTGAGCGCGACATCCTCAACTCGGTGGGTCTGGGCCAGGACCCCGATCGGGAGACCGCAGGCACCCACACCACCACGGACGTCGTATTCGCTGCGCCGTCCTGGACCCTGGAGGAGGCGGCGGAAGCTATGGCGCACGGCGGCTTTCGCCATCTCATCGTGCTCGACAGCGACGGGCCGGTCGGCATCGTCTCCGTACGGGACATCATCCGCTGCTGGGCCCCGGCCAGGAGGCACCCGGCGACGCTCGCCGGGTAG
- the hisN gene encoding histidinol-phosphatase codes for MPDYHDDLRLAHVLADAADAATMGRFKALDLKVETKPDMTPVSEADKAAEELIRGQLQRARPRDAILGEEYGIEGTGPRRWVIDPIDGTKNYVRGVPVWATLISLMVQGEGGYQPVVGVVSAPALGRRWWAAQGGGAYTGRSLTSASRLRVSEVGRIPDASFAYSSLSGWEEQGRLDGFMDLSRACWRTRGYGDFWPYMMVAEGSVDICAEPELSLWDMAATAIIVQEAGGSFTGLDGRRGPHSGNAAASNGLLHEELLGYLNQRY; via the coding sequence ATGCCCGATTACCACGACGATCTGCGTCTTGCCCACGTCCTCGCGGACGCCGCCGACGCCGCCACGATGGGCCGGTTCAAGGCGCTGGACCTCAAGGTCGAGACCAAGCCGGACATGACGCCGGTGAGCGAGGCCGACAAGGCGGCGGAGGAGCTGATCCGCGGACAACTCCAGCGGGCGCGCCCGCGCGACGCGATCCTGGGCGAGGAGTACGGCATCGAGGGCACGGGCCCGCGCCGCTGGGTCATCGACCCGATCGACGGCACCAAGAACTATGTGCGCGGCGTCCCGGTCTGGGCGACGCTGATCTCACTGATGGTGCAGGGCGAGGGCGGTTACCAGCCGGTGGTGGGCGTGGTGTCGGCCCCGGCGCTGGGCCGCCGCTGGTGGGCGGCGCAGGGCGGCGGCGCATACACCGGGCGCAGTCTGACGTCGGCGAGCCGACTGCGGGTCTCCGAGGTCGGCCGGATCCCGGATGCCTCGTTCGCGTACTCCTCACTCAGCGGCTGGGAGGAGCAGGGGCGGCTCGACGGGTTCATGGACCTGAGCCGGGCGTGCTGGCGCACCCGCGGCTACGGCGACTTCTGGCCGTACATGATGGTCGCCGAGGGTTCGGTGGACATCTGTGCCGAGCCGGAGCTCTCCCTGTGGGACATGGCGGCGACCGCGATCATCGTCCAGGAGGCGGGTGGATCGTTCACCGGCCTGGACGGACGCAGGGGCCCGCACAGCGGCAATGCCGCGGCGTCCAACGGGCTGCTCCACGAGGAGCTGCTGGGCTATCTCAACCAGCGCTACTGA